The segment GCTCCTCCGAGGGTTTAAACTTGTAAAGAGAACAATTTAGGTGCTCTTTGTCGACGTGGGGAtgaaaaaatagattaaaaagtctgtgtgaagcttctattcagcttcatcagtctgagttagtcatatcaagtggatatctgacacatttacagtctttttagcatcaaattccctctttgtgtttcctcggacagtgtttccctgttgagctgcaggtggaagtatagtaacaaaaagaggaactttggcactaaaaagactgtaacgttgaaagatatctacttgatttgactcatttggacgctgaagcttcatattagcttcagataaacttttaaataaatttttgcgcagaaggaggactgtggattttgtcctccatcacttccattgtaatgtcattatgaagggatcttctaatggtcagtatgaacaggaggaatgattacagcaagaaaaacagctttaatgttcatttgggctcctgaatgttggtttaagacacatttgaacaATTATGAACCGTCCTTTACAAACTACAGAAATCAGCTGTTTTAGGGAATTACTGAACcttttaaaaatggttttctGTGCTGAGAGTAGTTTGTTCTATTGGTACAGAACGAGTTTACAGAATTTATTGCCGAATCtcttttaattgaaatattggttactgtacagttgacatgaAGTTCAACAATGTGCAACAATAAAAACCATTTGGATAATTTACTTCAGTAGAAAACAAACCTCTCAATAGATTGTAGGtcaattaagtaaaaaacaataatcagtgcagagagaaaatattgaaacatgATGATACAAAGCTGCATATGTAGACTAATAAGTGTTTggtaaagaaagcagaaaaacatttgtgattgttaatgaactgtaagagaaacacaaacacagcttctctgtaaaccagcttttattttttgtgtttggtgttcaACAAGTCACTGCTTACTCAGgccatgtttttaaagctttacattAAAACTACAGACATAGTTTAGTTTACAGAATTTTACAAtcacatatttacagatttctttaaatcataatcaatctattcaatattcaaacaaacaaattggccaaagtggacagaaactaaacaaacCTCAGACAAGATAAGAAAATCctttatacacattatacatatattCTATTAATcaactgtagagctgcaactaatgattattttcatgaacaATTGACCTTGTTTTAACCTGTTTTTGAATCattatttaatctataaaatgtcagaaaatagtgaaaatattcATCACAGTTTCTAAGAGTTCAAGGTGtctttgaatgttttgtctgaccaacagtccaaaacccaaaaatattccagttacCATCATATAGAGCAGAGAGTAGCAGCAaaacctcacatttaaaaagatggagCCTGAGAATGTTTGTCTGACAAATAATTTCAAtgattatcaatcaatcaattcatttctgttgttctgtcattTAGTGTTTCAGCACTTATTACAACCTGTAAAATATTGACACATATTCTGTGGAGTCATGGTCTCAGCCGAACTCTACAATGAAGCTTTATGacactgtgaaatattcacactttgttttctgtggtttcacttcaaactgaaagttttgtctttttagaaactttgtgtttttgactagAAATGAAACTAAAGTTCTGTGGATTTGATCAGATGTTTAAATAGAGATTTAATTTTAGATAGAAAtcctagtttgtgttttttctcataataaacaagaatgtgtttgtttatttactctcttcaaaaacaaagacacatttatgacataaaacaggTGATTACTCTactcagtttgattgacaggacagaTGATCAGAGGGGCAGAGTTTTTACCACCTTTATTTAAAAAGGGATTGAAGTATGGgtagagtttctcagtgaaggagCAGCCAGGAAAGGAGTAGATATGAGCTGCAGCATCTACGtcataaaaggagaccagaccctcctcataatccacaaacacccccaccttctgaggctgagactgcagagagagacgGACTGAAGGACCAGCGAGAGCTTTGtactcatttccatttctcaaCCATATAGTCCAGTAACCATCCAGAGGTCTCAGTGTGAGTTCTCCCTTCCTGTTGATCAACTCTCTGGCCACTCCTAAATCCCAGTCAGTCTTCCCTTTAACctgaacctcaaagtaaaatctgcctgaagagaaactctgctttcctaaaacatttacataacgTGTAAATCTCTCTGGGTTGTCTGGGAGATTCTTCTTCACATCACCATGATTTACTTGTTTTccatcatcagacaggatgagcCAGGGATTTGCTGTATTAGGATcaagagtcacatccactgcatACCGCTGGACCCTCTTCAGCTCGACCTCAGCGAGcagcttcttcatctctttactgagcgtctcctccagctgagtCACAGTTCTCACCACAGTCCCCTCATATGATGGTGGACGGACGCTGacctctgtccagtctttggtgGGTGGAGCAGCTTTCAGGGACGAGACgttttggaggaggtggaggtggtcttCAGAGCGTGAGAGCTGCTTCACCTCAGAGCTTGTCTTCATCAGATCAGAGATTTCCTgttccagctctttgatgaagtcttcagcctgtttctctgtcgcTCTTTGCTTCTCTTCAATCGTCTCAATGAGCTCATTCAAGCTTCTCTCAACAGACTCCTTCAGAGCGGTGAAGACCTGAACaccttctgcttt is part of the Thunnus albacares chromosome 3, fThuAlb1.1, whole genome shotgun sequence genome and harbors:
- the LOC122974418 gene encoding E3 ubiquitin-protein ligase TRIM21-like; translated protein: MSAASCLRSEDQFLCSICLDVFTDPVTTPCGHNFCKNCITEHWNSNDQYLCPMCKEVFNTRPELHVNTLLSEMVSQFRQEAQQKASSSSSEQQAAKPGEVPCDVCTGTKLKALKSCLVCLTSYCETHLEPHLTASGLKRHQLMDPVENLEDRMCMKHDKPLELFCKTDQTCVCMLCSVLDHKTHEFVPLKEEYEGKKAELGKTEAEIQQMIQKRRLKIQEIKQSVDLSKEDADREKAEGVQVFTALKESVERSLNELIETIEEKQRATEKQAEDFIKELEQEISDLMKTSSEVKQLSRSEDHLHLLQNVSSLKAAPPTKDWTEVSVRPPSYEGTVVRTVTQLEETLSKEMKKLLAEVELKRVQRYAVDVTLDPNTANPWLILSDDGKQVNHGDVKKNLPDNPERFTRYVNVLGKQSFSSGRFYFEVQVKGKTDWDLGVARELINRKGELTLRPLDGYWTIWLRNGNEYKALAGPSVRLSLQSQPQKVGVFVDYEEGLVSFYDVDAAAHIYSFPGCSFTEKLYPYFNPFLNKGGKNSAPLIICPVNQTE